A DNA window from Anaerocolumna sp. AGMB13020 contains the following coding sequences:
- the aspS gene encoding aspartate--tRNA(Asn) ligase: MNNINGNINELIEEKELQKRIGETVSFTGSVYKIRKMSGFSFVIIRTARNLIQGIMETKEGLYMDLCENACIKVIGLVRKEERSHAGFEIDIKKIEILSLPAAEPPVVINNKELKASLETRLDYRPFTLRNQKERAVFKLQEGFLAGAREFLMAHKFTEIHSPKIVYSGVEGGANMFKLDYFGRDAYLAQSPQAYKQMMVGVYDRVFEIGAVYRAEKHDTARHLNEYMGLDLEMGYINNFEEIMETETAMLQSVMRYLTDNYKEELELLKVELPVIESIPSITFHEAKDWIKKVYGREIKDYYDFEPEEEKLLCQLVKENNGSEFVFVTHYPTAKRPFYAMEEEDAPEVTRSFDLLFRGIEITTGGQRIHDYNTQVGKLKKREMDTEAFEGYLMLHKYGIPPHGGLGMGVERFTMSLLNRTNVRETALFPRDMNRLNP, translated from the coding sequence ATGAATAATATAAACGGTAATATTAACGAATTGATAGAGGAAAAGGAGTTACAGAAAAGAATAGGAGAGACTGTAAGTTTTACCGGCTCTGTCTATAAGATACGGAAAATGAGCGGTTTTTCTTTTGTTATAATCCGTACAGCTAGAAATCTGATTCAGGGTATAATGGAGACAAAGGAAGGGCTTTACATGGATCTATGTGAGAATGCCTGCATAAAGGTTATAGGTCTGGTGCGAAAGGAGGAAAGATCTCATGCAGGTTTTGAGATTGATATTAAGAAAATTGAAATATTGTCACTACCTGCGGCTGAACCTCCGGTTGTTATCAATAACAAAGAGCTGAAGGCATCACTGGAAACCAGACTGGATTATCGACCTTTTACTTTGAGGAATCAGAAAGAAAGAGCTGTGTTTAAGCTACAGGAGGGATTTCTGGCAGGTGCAAGAGAATTCTTAATGGCACATAAGTTTACGGAGATTCACAGTCCAAAGATTGTCTATTCCGGGGTTGAAGGTGGAGCCAATATGTTTAAACTGGACTACTTCGGCAGAGATGCATATCTGGCACAGAGTCCCCAAGCGTATAAACAGATGATGGTAGGTGTTTATGACAGAGTGTTTGAGATCGGTGCAGTTTACAGAGCGGAGAAACATGATACGGCAAGGCATTTGAACGAGTATATGGGACTTGACCTGGAAATGGGATATATCAATAACTTTGAGGAAATCATGGAAACAGAAACTGCAATGCTGCAAAGCGTTATGCGTTATCTTACAGACAACTACAAGGAGGAACTGGAACTTCTTAAGGTGGAACTCCCTGTTATAGAGAGCATACCCTCAATAACCTTCCATGAAGCGAAGGATTGGATTAAGAAAGTGTATGGAAGAGAAATTAAGGATTATTATGATTTTGAACCGGAAGAAGAAAAACTTTTATGTCAGCTTGTAAAAGAAAATAATGGAAGTGAATTTGTATTTGTTACTCATTATCCTACTGCAAAAAGACCTTTTTATGCTATGGAAGAGGAAGATGCACCAGAAGTAACCAGGAGTTTTGACTTACTATTTCGGGGGATAGAGATAACAACTGGTGGGCAGCGTATACATGATTACAATACCCAGGTAGGGAAGCTTAAGAAAAGAGAGATGGACACAGAGGCTTTTGAAGGGTATCTGATGCTTCACAAATATGGGATTCCTCCTCACGGTGGTTTGGGTATGGGAGTGGAACGATTTACGATGAGCCTCTTGAATAGGACAAATGTCAGAGAAACTGCCCTGTTCCCAAGAGATATGAATCGCCTGAATCCTTGA
- a CDS encoding ATP-grasp domain-containing protein — MWTNTIKSSLKGCLITNEYLNNSKFSVIHEWFTESARKYSMDLKLKTNAEIPILLGDDSVLGDLKEMDFILFWDKDIRLGKYLEGKGYSLFNSADAIALSDDKSLTHMALERVGIPMPKTLIAPMTYENIGYTNLEFLKQAEAVIGYPCVVKECFGSFGQQVYLAGNREELIEITKTIGGKPMLFQKFIENSRGRDLRLQVVGDKVIASMYRYSDQGDFRANITAGGKMKPYTPTKEQEELALLCCKTLGLDFAGVDLLFGNNGETLVCEVNSNAHFKNIYECTGVNAADAILEHIIKGSEAVFGK, encoded by the coding sequence ATGTGGACGAATACTATTAAAAGTTCTTTAAAGGGCTGTCTGATAACCAATGAGTATCTTAATAATTCCAAATTTTCCGTCATTCATGAATGGTTTACCGAGAGTGCCAGAAAATATTCAATGGATCTTAAGCTCAAGACAAATGCGGAAATTCCTATACTCCTTGGCGATGATTCTGTACTTGGAGATCTGAAGGAAATGGATTTTATATTATTCTGGGACAAAGATATCAGGCTTGGAAAATATCTTGAAGGGAAGGGGTATTCTCTATTTAACTCAGCAGACGCCATAGCTTTAAGTGATGATAAGAGCCTGACACATATGGCATTGGAACGAGTAGGTATTCCTATGCCTAAAACTCTGATAGCACCAATGACTTATGAAAATATTGGTTATACCAATCTTGAGTTTCTCAAACAGGCAGAAGCTGTTATTGGATATCCCTGCGTGGTAAAAGAATGTTTCGGCTCCTTTGGACAGCAGGTTTATCTGGCTGGTAACCGAGAGGAATTGATTGAAATAACAAAGACAATTGGTGGTAAGCCTATGTTATTTCAGAAATTCATAGAGAACAGCAGAGGAAGAGATTTAAGGCTGCAGGTAGTAGGAGATAAAGTCATCGCGTCTATGTACCGGTATTCTGATCAGGGGGATTTTCGTGCAAATATAACGGCAGGTGGTAAAATGAAACCCTATACCCCTACAAAAGAACAGGAGGAGCTTGCGCTTTTATGCTGTAAGACACTGGGACTTGACTTTGCTGGTGTGGACCTCTTATTTGGTAATAATGGTGAGACACTTGTTTGTGAGGTGAATTCCAATGCACATTTTAAGAATATATATGAATGTACCGGAGTAAATGCTGCCGATGCCATTTTGGAACATATAATAAAAGGTTCGGAAGCTGTATTTGGTAAGTGA
- a CDS encoding ATP-grasp domain-containing protein gives MTGWLIYGQNDAKKNKGYIDFYMAEGKSLGINIELLFRENIEVGIRDNSWFIRYNGKDCIKPDFAIVRTIYPLLSKQLEYLSIPVFNSSEIARICNDKAKTYQCVAELSIPIINTTFVENNAIRKRLENIIEPTVIKTVSGHGGSQVYLSLPKCSPAIPDPYKKIRHSETAREEIIAGIRYEDCVMQPFIPGKQQDLRVYVIGKEIITAILRTSNEGFRANFSLGGNVREYELSRNEIITIRKIIDHFEFGMVGIDFLIGDEGELIFNEIEDVVGARMLYQCTDINLVKRYLMFVMDCL, from the coding sequence ATGACTGGATGGCTAATCTATGGGCAAAATGATGCAAAAAAGAATAAGGGATACATAGATTTTTATATGGCAGAAGGAAAGAGCTTAGGAATTAACATTGAACTTCTGTTTCGTGAGAACATAGAAGTAGGCATTAGAGATAATTCCTGGTTTATCCGATATAACGGTAAAGATTGTATCAAACCTGACTTTGCTATTGTAAGAACGATTTATCCCCTATTGAGCAAACAACTTGAATACCTTTCAATTCCAGTTTTTAATTCATCCGAAATTGCTCGTATCTGCAATGATAAAGCAAAAACGTATCAATGTGTTGCAGAGCTTTCCATACCAATTATTAATACTACATTTGTAGAAAACAATGCAATTCGCAAGAGATTAGAGAATATTATAGAACCAACGGTTATAAAAACTGTCAGTGGACACGGAGGCAGCCAGGTTTACCTCTCCCTGCCAAAATGTTCACCGGCTATTCCAGATCCATATAAGAAGATAAGACACTCAGAAACGGCACGAGAAGAGATTATTGCTGGAATCAGATATGAGGATTGTGTAATGCAGCCATTTATTCCTGGAAAACAGCAGGATCTGCGGGTTTATGTTATTGGAAAAGAGATAATAACAGCTATTCTACGCACGTCGAATGAAGGGTTTCGGGCAAATTTTTCTCTTGGCGGCAATGTCAGAGAATATGAACTATCAAGGAATGAGATAATTACCATACGTAAGATAATTGATCATTTCGAATTTGGCATGGTTGGAATTGATTTTCTTATTGGTGATGAAGGGGAGCTGATCTTTAATGAAATCGAAGATGTTGTGGGAGCAAGAATGCTATATCAGTGTACGGATATAAACCTGGTAAAAAGATATCTTATGTTTGTTATGGATTGTTTATAA
- a CDS encoding DNA translocase FtsK, which translates to MAAEKNTRKSSSSQRSGNRSKGTGTRKKAANSRNVHKSKRKDPVKDMYKDEIALVSSLVLSLLLILSNFDLSGIVGKWINSFTFGMFGFLAYLLPFFLFFSVAFGIANRGNRTASVKLVTSISITIVLAAILQLLKLTTGNGGKMTLTEIYRISYHEKNGGGLIGGLLLNLFYPLFGAVGSYVVLFGIMAVLIVIFTGKSIFKPLGAKSEAALMQMKEMKRLRQEAASEADYEEEEEVASEPKRKARIISFAKDKTQNEGKEEAIQGMKEEEASVSKQKQGRKKKNADPNKEVVEMQEITPVSINDFPIQQADMGFILKEEKNDFTINGMTSPEMNKEQEETGRAQEPDYLDTFDISAYMDDSTTDLKEETETVDEPVIMGQVANEDFHTEIYAADTKEVFADAITDVEPTKPAAEKQTIQKEEDLSGLSEEMSRNQQVTEKEYVFPPLDLLARPKGNAKGMSEKDLKETAAKLQSTLESFGVGVKVTNVSCGPSVTRYELLPEQGVKVSRITGLADDIKLNLAAADIRIEAPIPGKAAVGIEVPNKDNSTVLFRELLDTKDFKEHPSDIAFAVGKDIGGQTIVTDIGKMPHLLIAGATGSGKSVCINTLIMSILYKAKPSDVKMIMVDPKVVELSVYNGIPHLLIPVVTDPKKASAALNWAVMEMTERYKKFADLGVRDVKGYNEKVAQVEEYQDERYQKLPQIVIIVDELADLMMVAPGEVEDAICRLAQMARAAGLHLIIATQRPSVNVITGLIKANIPSRIAFSVSSAIDSRTIIDGAGAEKLLGKGDMLFFPSGYPKPVRVQGAFISDKEVSEVVRFLAEENSGATYNEDVADKIANAQVTEAAGGAGGGSERDDYFIEAGKFIIDKDKASIGMLQRVYKIGFNRAARIMDQLAEAGVVGPEEGTKPRKILMSLEEFEQYVDEYY; encoded by the coding sequence TTGGCTGCCGAAAAAAATACTAGAAAAAGTTCTTCCAGTCAAAGATCCGGGAATAGGTCAAAAGGCACCGGAACCAGGAAGAAGGCTGCAAACAGCAGAAATGTACATAAAAGTAAAAGAAAAGATCCTGTTAAGGATATGTATAAAGATGAAATAGCACTGGTATCAAGCCTTGTATTATCACTGCTTCTGATATTAAGCAATTTTGATCTGAGTGGGATAGTGGGTAAATGGATTAATAGTTTTACCTTTGGAATGTTTGGCTTTTTGGCATATTTACTGCCGTTCTTTTTATTTTTCTCCGTTGCTTTCGGAATTGCCAACAGAGGAAACCGGACCGCCAGTGTAAAACTCGTCACAAGCATTTCCATTACTATAGTGCTGGCTGCAATTCTTCAACTGTTAAAGCTAACCACTGGTAATGGTGGAAAAATGACTTTAACCGAAATATATCGGATATCCTATCATGAGAAAAATGGTGGCGGTCTGATTGGCGGATTACTGTTAAACTTATTTTATCCGCTGTTTGGGGCTGTTGGATCTTATGTGGTGCTTTTTGGGATAATGGCGGTTCTGATTGTAATATTTACAGGGAAGTCTATCTTTAAACCTTTAGGTGCAAAAAGCGAAGCAGCACTTATGCAGATGAAGGAAATGAAACGTTTAAGGCAGGAGGCAGCTTCTGAAGCAGATTACGAAGAAGAAGAGGAAGTGGCATCTGAACCGAAAAGAAAAGCAAGGATTATTTCCTTTGCCAAAGATAAGACTCAGAATGAGGGGAAGGAAGAGGCAATCCAAGGAATGAAAGAGGAGGAAGCTTCTGTTTCCAAACAAAAGCAGGGCCGGAAGAAAAAGAATGCCGATCCAAACAAGGAAGTTGTTGAAATGCAGGAAATTACGCCAGTTAGTATCAATGATTTTCCTATTCAACAGGCAGATATGGGCTTTATCCTGAAAGAAGAAAAAAATGATTTTACCATAAATGGTATGACTTCTCCGGAAATGAATAAAGAACAGGAAGAGACTGGGCGTGCACAAGAACCGGATTATCTGGATACCTTTGATATAAGTGCTTATATGGATGATAGTACTACAGATTTAAAAGAAGAAACTGAAACAGTGGATGAACCGGTCATTATGGGACAGGTTGCTAATGAGGATTTCCATACGGAAATTTATGCGGCTGATACAAAGGAAGTATTCGCTGATGCTATAACAGATGTTGAACCGACAAAACCTGCTGCAGAAAAGCAGACAATACAGAAAGAAGAGGATTTATCTGGTCTGTCTGAAGAAATGAGCCGGAATCAACAGGTAACAGAGAAAGAATATGTGTTTCCGCCATTGGATCTGCTTGCTAGACCGAAAGGCAATGCCAAAGGGATGTCAGAAAAAGATTTAAAGGAAACCGCTGCAAAATTGCAAAGTACCCTGGAGAGTTTTGGTGTTGGAGTTAAGGTTACAAATGTAAGCTGTGGTCCATCAGTTACCAGATATGAACTTCTTCCTGAGCAAGGTGTTAAGGTAAGTCGAATAACCGGACTTGCAGATGATATTAAGCTAAATCTTGCGGCAGCAGATATTCGTATTGAAGCCCCAATTCCCGGTAAGGCAGCGGTTGGCATTGAAGTGCCTAATAAAGATAATTCTACCGTTTTGTTCAGGGAATTACTGGATACAAAAGACTTTAAGGAACATCCTTCAGATATCGCTTTTGCAGTTGGTAAAGATATTGGCGGACAGACGATCGTAACGGATATAGGCAAGATGCCTCACTTACTAATAGCAGGTGCCACCGGCTCCGGTAAATCGGTGTGTATAAATACTTTGATTATGAGTATTTTATATAAAGCCAAACCCTCGGATGTAAAGATGATTATGGTTGATCCTAAGGTTGTAGAATTAAGTGTCTACAATGGTATACCACATCTGCTTATACCGGTTGTTACTGATCCGAAGAAAGCTTCAGCTGCACTTAATTGGGCAGTAATGGAGATGACAGAGCGTTATAAGAAATTTGCCGATCTGGGTGTAAGAGATGTTAAGGGATATAATGAAAAGGTCGCTCAGGTAGAAGAGTATCAGGATGAAAGATATCAAAAGCTTCCCCAGATTGTCATAATCGTGGACGAGCTTGCAGACCTTATGATGGTTGCGCCAGGTGAAGTTGAAGATGCAATCTGCCGTTTAGCACAAATGGCACGTGCGGCGGGACTCCATTTGATTATTGCAACTCAGAGACCTTCAGTAAATGTCATTACCGGTCTCATTAAGGCTAATATCCCATCAAGAATAGCATTTTCCGTATCCTCAGCTATCGATTCCAGAACTATTATAGATGGTGCCGGTGCTGAGAAGCTTCTTGGTAAAGGTGATATGTTATTCTTTCCTTCCGGTTATCCAAAGCCGGTCCGGGTACAGGGGGCCTTTATCTCTGATAAAGAGGTAAGTGAAGTTGTCCGTTTTCTCGCAGAGGAAAACAGCGGAGCCACATACAACGAAGATGTAGCTGATAAGATTGCAAATGCACAAGTAACAGAAGCAGCCGGCGGAGCTGGCGGCGGCAGTGAACGTGATGACTATTTCATTGAAGCTGGTAAATTTATAATAGATAAAGATAAAGCATCTATCGGAATGCTTCAGAGAGTATATAAGATAGGCTTTAACAGGGCGGCAAGAATCATGGATCAACTGGCAGAAGCCGGCGTGGTGGGACCTGAAGAAGGTACCAAACCCAGAAAGATTCTAATGTCCCTGGAGGAATTTGAACAATATGTGGACGAATACTATTAA